TGGTGAAGCAGCATCCGATGTAGGCAATGCCGTTGCAGGCTTTTTTGGGTGGTAGGGCTTCACTCCGGGAGTCAGTCCTCCAACCAAAACGTCTGCATGAGCCCCTTTCCCTTGATTTCAATTGTGCCTCTTGGCGCGGTGCGCGCCTCGTTGAGCGCCTCGTTGAGCGCCTTTGCAAGCGCCTCGGAGACGTGAATGCGTCCGGGTTCACTCGTTGATTCCATCCTGCTCGCCACGTTCACCGTGTCGCCCCAGACATCGTATTGCATGCGCGCTGTTCCAAGCACTCCGGCAACCACCGGCCCGCTGTGAAGTCCAATGCGGAACATCACGCGCTCGTCTGTATGCGGCCATGTGAATATGCTCGACATCATGTCGATGGCAACATTCGCTATTCGCTGCTCGCTATTCGCTATTCCAAAGGCGACCGCCATATACGAATCACCGATCGTCTTGATCTTCATCACATCATGCTTTGCACAGATAGCATCGAACGTTGTGAAGATGTTTTGCAGGAGCGATACTACCTCACCTGCTTCGAGTTCGCTTGAGTGCGTGGTGAAGCCTACCACGTCGAGGAACAACACCGAAGCATTATCAAAGGAATCGTTAACTGTTTCGCCCCTTGCCACTCGATCTGCGATATGTTTTGGAAGCGTGGAATGAAGAACTGCCATGTGCTTCGCATGTTCCTTTTCACGTGCATCGATCTCACGTTGCTTCTCTTGCATGGCGATCTTCAGCGTTGCTTCTTTACCATTGATCTCTTCGGTGAGACGGGTGTATTCGTTGTTGTGTTCGATGTAGCCAGGGAAGTCATTTTCCTTCTGGCAGTGATCGCGCAACTGCTTATGTATCTCGGCATGCTCGAACGACAAACTGTATCTCCGCGCGATTTCCAGCACCGAATGAAGCGTACTCCTCGCATCTTCGACTAAACCGTCATGCATTTGGAGCTCTGCGCGAAGTTGTTCTCTCATGACCTTAACGTATGGATCCTCGATCTGCATAGCATCCATCTTCAGTAGCAGCTCTGCTGCCTCACCATGCATACCACATTCGATCATTGCGTTCAAGATATTGGCTGTGATGCGCGACACATTGTTACGCTCTCCCAGATCTTCATGTTCATCTAAAGCGCGGTTGTAGTATTCCAGCGACGTAGCGTGATCACCGGTACTATAGTGAACAGCACCGATATTGCCGGTGATGAGTGCTACGCCGCTGCGGTTACCAAGTTCTTCGTGTACAGCCAAAGAACGGTTGTAGTGCTCCAAAGCCTCTGGAAAGTTGCCAAGGCTATGTTGCAAAGCGCCGAGGTTGCCGGTGACGTTTGCCACAGTGTTGAGAATCCCGAGTTCCTCGTATACAGCTAAAGCGCGACGATAGTGTTCTAGAGCCGCAGGGTAGTTGCCGGTGCTCTTGTGCACGTTACCGATATTGCACGTGGTGTTTGCAGAGCCAACACGGTTGTCGAGTTCTTCGTACAATGCCAATGCGCGGCAGTAGTGCTCCATCGCCTCGGGGTAGTTGCCAGTAAGAGAGTGCACGTTGCCGATATTGCTGTTGACACTAGCCACTCCACCGCGGTTGCCCATTTCTTCATTCATTGCCAAGACGCGGTTGTAATGCTCCAAAGCCGAGGCGTAATTGCAGTGAATGCGGTCTGCGGTGCCACGCGCAGTTGCAGCGATGACGTTTGCTTCCCTTGTGCCCAATGCTTCGAGCTCCGCAGCACACCGTAGAAGTGTATCAGAGTCGTCAATTCCCATAGCATGGTTAACAGCTTCGTGGAGCTCATTGAACGTGCGGGTGCTCATGGGGAGGAAGTTACGGGGTTACGGGGTTACGACAGCCAATACGTCAGCATCATGCCCTTGCCCTTGATTTCGATTGTACCTCTTGGCGCGGTGCGCGCCTCGTTGAGCGCCTCGTTGAGCGCCTCGTTGAGAGCTTCAGAGACGTGAATGCGTCCTGGTTCTGAAGTGGATTCCATCCGGCTCGCAACGTTCACCGTGTCGCCCCAGACATCGTATTGCATGCGCTCCTTGCCGATCACACCGGCTGTTACCGGGCCGCAATGAATGCCAATTCTGAATCGCAGAAGCGCCTTTTCATTTTCAAGCGCCTTTGCAAGCGCCTTGTTAAGCTCTTCGTTGAGAGTGATGTTCATCATCTCTCTTGCAGCACTCGCTGCACGAACTGCGGAGTTCTGTGTTCGCTGTGCCTCGATCCTCCCTTCGGCAGGACAGGCTTCGCTCGGCATGACATTCGCTGTTCGCTGCTCGCTATTCGCTATTCCAAAGGCGACTGCCATATACGAATCACCGATCGTCTTGATCTTTGTTACCTGGTGTTTAGCGCAGATGGCATCACACTTTGAAAAGACATCATCAAGGATCTCGATCACAATTCGAGAATCGAGTTGAGAAGAGAGATCGGTAAAGCCCACAATGTCCAGGAAGATCACCGAGGAATTGTCGTGATGGTCGTTGACCACCTCGCCCCTTGCTACTCTATCAGCAATGTGTTTCGGTAATGTGGAGTGCAACACTGCCATGTGTTTTTGATGCTCACGTTGAACGGCATCGATCTCCCGTTGCTTTTCCTGCATAGCGAGTTTCGTTGCCGTGTCTTTCCCATTGATCTCTTCGGTGATGCGCGTGTATTCGTTGTTGTGTTCGATATAACCCGCAAAGTCATTGCGCTTCTGTGAGAGGTCACGAAGGGCCTTGTGGAACCCGGCTTGTTCCGGAGCTATTCCGTGTGTACGAGCTAACTCTAACGCCGCTTGAAGTGTGGCGACTGCATCATCAGCGTTGCCTGATTTCTCCTGAAGGATCGCTCTTGACTGTTCCCGTGTGAGTACAATACCAGGATCGATGTTCTCCATGGCATCCAACGTATGAAGGAGGGCTTCAGCTTCAAAGAGTGATCCGGAATGGGCCAATGCCGACGCGATGTTACTGCTGACTCCCGCAACGCCATGTTGATTTCCTAGTTCTTCAAAGAGCGGGAGTGCGCGTCGGAAGTACTCGAGTGCGGAACTATGGTTACCAGTATTGCCATGCACACTTCCGATGTTGCTGCAAACCATTGCAATATCACTGCGAGTGCCAAGCTCTTCATGAACAGCAAGAGCTCTATGGTAATGCTCCAAGGCCGCAGCGTAGTTGCCGATGCGATTATAGACAAGGCCGACGCTGGCAGTGATGCGCGCCACTCCTACACGGTCACCAAACTCCTCGTGCATACTCAGCGCGCGGTGAAAGAATTCCAGTGCAACCGGGTAGTTGCCGGTGTCACTATGTACGTTTGCGATGCCCCGTGAAACACCCGCTTCGCCTATCCGATCATCGCATTCCTTGTAGAGTTGAAGCGCACGATGATACCACTCCAGTGCATCGGCATAGTTGCCGGTGCTTCTGTGAACATTGCCGATTCCCATGGACATGATGGCTACGCTATTGCGTTCACCACGTTCCATATGTACTTCCAGTGCGCGTTGGTAATACTTTAGCGCTTCTTTGAAGTTACCGATGTTCAGTTGGACAGATCCAATGTTACCCGTAACGCGAGCCACACCACTGCGGTCGCCTATCTCCTCATACAGTCCAAGGGCAATGTTGTAGCACTCTACTGCTTCTGGGTAATTGTCGGAAAACAACGCGACTATGCCGCGGGCATTCGCAGATAAGGCACGCGCTTGTGTGGTTCCCAACGCGGAGAGCTCGGCAGCACATTGCAACATTGCTTGTCTATCGTTGGTGCCTTTCGCAACATGAACGGCATTCTCGAGTTCTTCAAACGTGCGGGTATTCATGGATGCAAAGATGAGAGTTACGGAGATACGGAGATGCGGAGATACGGAGGTACGGAGATACGGAGATACAGGGTTACGGGGTTACGGGGTTACGGGGTTACGCTGTTCGCTGTTCGCTGTTCACTGTTCGCTGTTCACTGTTCGCTGTTCGCTTTATCGTTCAACCACGACAACCGTACGGGCTGACTCGCCCCCTACCACACATTCCACGGCATAGAGTCCGTTGGAGAGGTCGATGGGAATGGAGAGCGGGCCGGACGTCCCAACGGACACGTAACCTTCCGAGACCGACATCACAACTCTGCCCTGCATATCAACGATCCTCATCCGCATTGGCAGTCCGTCCCACTCGTGCGGGACGGTGATAGAGATGTTGTTCTTTACGGGCATCGGAGAAACAACGATGTTCTTGAGCGTAGGGGGCTGGTGTTCGTCTACGCTAACGGTGTTAGGTCGGATGATGATAACAACCGCACGACCGCCTTTGAGGTGAGGGAGTCCTTTTAATCCTAGCGAATCCTTGTATGTTCTTATGAATTGATACCTGTGTTCAAGGAAGTTGGAGTCAACTACAATGCTCTCACAACTCCCTGTGGGCCAACCTTCATCAAGGACATCCATTCCGATCGGTGATTGATATCCCACTACCGAGCCATCACTGTTTCGCATTATGATGCCGTCATCGTCTGCAATTCGCATTGCTCCTGGCTTCACATATCGCGAAAGGATGCCGTTGAGAATAGCGTTCTTCTTACGCGTGATGCGCACTGAATCACCGTTACGAATGAGATCGAAATGTCCGCTAATGGTTGCCTCTTGCCATGACGTATTCCCGGCCGTCAACAGGTCAGTTCGAAGAACGTCCGGCGTTGCATTATCGAACCACCATTCCAGCATCGACGTGCCGATGCCCAGGGTATCGGCGTATTTCCGGATCGCGACTGCAACATCAATACCAGTTCCGGAATAGCGATGGTAGCTCATCTCCTTCAGTGCTGCCTTTGCATCAGGGAACGCGACGATCTGTTTTGTCCACGGGATCGCATTGGACATGTTCGTTGTAGAGGGGGCAACGAACCGCGGTTCAAAGCCGTTGTTGCGGAGTGTGATCGCGGTTGCATTCAGCGCTGCGCCGAGCTTTTGAGCCGTCCATTGCGGAACGAGGTCGGGCTCGAGCACGGCTTCCCATGAATCCGGCACGATGTTCCACTTCTTCTTGAGGTGTTGGTGCACAGCAAGGACGAACTCTGCGTATTCACGCGGTCGGTCGTGGATATACGTTCCGCCCCCGTTCTGTCCCGTGAATGCTACATAACACAGATTCACATGCAGGTCTTCGCCCTTGGCTTCTAAACGTGTGCGAAGAGGGATCACAACATTTTCGATCGTGGCATCCAATTCTGTGAAGTGGAAGCCCCCTTCATTGATCGTTGAATCATCGTTGTCGTTGACCGTTACGTAGCGGTTTTGCCGCCACCGCAGATATGCCGGATCTGATCCACCCGGACATCCCGCCGCGCGCCACTCCGCATAATGATCAACGGGATTCTCCGACCCCGATCGAACCTCCACGCGCAACCGATTCACGCCTGTGAAGCGCACGAGACTATCGAGCATGAGATCACGGATCCGATCAAACTGCGGATCACACGGCGAAGCGATGAACGACGTTGCCTCCCACCGCTGAAACGGCTGTCCCCACGTTGAGTCCTCAAGGATCCATCCCGCCTGAGCGTAGAGGGAGGGGGCGAGGAGGAAGAGGAAGAGAATGGTGCGAATCATGGAGGAAAGTACGGAGATACGCCCTCACTCCGGGAGAGTATGACGCCGGGAGTCACTCCGGGAGAGTAAGACGCCGGGAGTCGTGGCTCCGTGCCCGGCACCAAGGGTGCCGGGCACGGTCCGTTGTCCGTTGTCCGCGCCATACCAAGAATCGTACTCAAATCGCAGCGTCGCTTAGGATCGTGCCACCCCTACATACTCTGGACGGTGAACGTCACGATCTTGCTGGTTATCCCTACTTCAATCTCGACATCACCTTTTGTCTGGTCACACCGCGCCGTCGCGACCCTGGTTGTGCCGTCTGCGCCCCAGTGATCCTGGAGATCCTTCGTTGCCTCGTCGAGGCGCGCTTTGGCATGGGAACCATCGTTATACGACAAGGTGCAGGTGAAGACGCTGTAGACACCACGGATCACGGAGAAGCAGTAGTAGATCTCCGCTTCATCAGGTTCCGTGTAAGTGTAAATAGTGGCCTCTTCATCTAGGAGGCTGGTCGAGTCAACCAGCTTGAGTCCGATGCGTCGCGCTTCCGCATTCACAACATCGGCCGAGGCACCCCATTTCGTTAACCACACCGAACACGGCCGGGGCTGAAGGACCGGCATGTGTTTGGTGATTCGATCCTCCTGTGTTACCTCTGATGCGCCCTGCTGTGCGCGCCCAACATGCATTGAGCCTAGAACAACGATGACAAGAGCGAGTACCTTCATTCGCAACCCTCCGGAATCTGAGCAGTGTTGTTTGCATTCCTATAATACGATACGCGGCCAGCGCTTCCGTGCCCGGCACCAAGGGTGCCGGGCACGGTCCGTTGTCCGCAACGATCAGTTCGTTGTCTGCACCGGGTGCGTGGCAATGCTACGATGAACGATACCCAGCGAATCCGTGAATGTGGCGATGTGCGTCAGAACCACATGCCCCTTAACCTGACCTCTCCTGAGCGGGATCTTTCCATCGACGAGCTTAAGGGTAACGGCGGTTAGTGCGCTATACCGCAGAGTGTCGGCATTGATCACGGCCTTCTTCGCCGGATCCGGAAGCCATTCCGAAGGTAGTTCGCGTTGATTCACTCGAGGTTTAGGAGAAGAGTCACGGGCGCGTTGAATCTGCTCGAGAGAACATTGTCGAAGCGGATCCACGGCAACTACGATCACCTTGTAGGGAGAACCCGACGTGAGGTCGGCGATGTTGCTTGACTTCACAAGGACTTCGATCGTACACGCCTGCATACTGTCTCTGCGCATCAAGCCAGGGATCTTCACGATCACGTCGCGCACAATGAACACGGGATCCGCATTATTCATGATCGGATCCACCTTTACCTCCTGCGCAAGGATCCTCGGCCTCAACATCGAAGTATCACTGTCACTATCAGATGATGTTGGGAAGGCCTGCCGTTGCTCGGGTTGCTCGTCACGAGAGATCGATGATCCAATGTCGAACCACAAGTGCGAGTGCCCAAACGGGAACCAAACGATGGCCATGAGACAGAGAACAACGGCACGCATGATTTGGCCTCCTCGTAATACACAAAGACTGCGCTCGACCTACCTGCAAACTACAATAGGGATCGTGCGTTCTGTCCCGCCGGCACTAACCACAACAACATATGCCCTACTCGCCAACACGCCACAGTGAACCTCAACACGCTGGCGGTCTCCACTGCGTACGTCGGTGCTCACATCTTGAACAACAGATCCTAGCGCGTCTACGATGCGATACCTCTCGATGCACTTCTCAGACGAGATCGTGAACCCTTCGGTGACCGGGTTGGGGAAGACCGTACATCGACACATTTCGTCAAGGGGCGATGTGGACTCGTGCACAGAACTTGGCGTCTTGCCCGAATTTGATGTAAAGTAGTGGTCTTGTTCTCCTGCAGCGTGCACGGTATCACTGTCAACCGCATAGATGACGTTCAATTGCACGTCGAAAGTTTTCACCTGGTAGTACCACGTAGCACCGGCATCCGTGGAATGCAAGATGTTGTCAGATCCCGCACACCACAGCAACGTATCGTCGATAGCGACAACACTGCTACAGGCATACATATTCGAAGGGTACTCGGCCTTGTCCCATGTTTTTCCGCTATCCTGCGTGATAGCGATGCCAGAACCAACAGCCACGCCGCGTTCCGCGGAGATGCTCATAATGTCGTAGATAAATGCGGAGATGCCATTACCAGATCGTGCCGGAAGCCAAGTGTTACCTCCGTCTGACGTACGATAAATCCCCCCGAACCAGTCAAGTAGCAATCCATTCCACCGATCGCTGAAGGAGATTCGATATGGCTTTCCACTTTTAACCTCCACGTATCTCCATTGAGATCCTGCGTTCGTGCTCAACAGAACGCCGTTGCAAACAGACATCACAATGATGCTATCGTCGATGATTTCGATGTCGGTGATGATTCTGTCGTAACACTTCGCAACGTCGATTCCAAACTCGATCATCTTTCGGAGAACAGTGTCAGCGCGACCATCGATCACGACGACATTGTCATCGTAAACAGCCCACAGTGTTGTGTCGCCTACAAGTGCCATGCCGGCTATCCCATAAAGACTGCCCGCCCCATAACTATAGTCGGACCAAACAGTCCTCCATGTTCTACCGCCATCTTCCGTCTTTGACACAAAGACATCACCCTGATAACCCCACCCCGCGCCACCAGCGAATCCCACAATTCCGTTCACAAACGCGAGGCTATTGATTTGATCAGCGCTATCGTGAGCGTTGCTAAACGTTTGCCACTGTGCTTTGATATCAGCAACGTTCACTACGAGTGCAGCAAATGCAAGGATGTAGAGGCGGTTCATCGTCAACAATCTACACGTTCGTCATGAATCTTGGCTTTGTCATACGGACTGGGTTGAGGATCTTTGCTGCATGATCGGATACGCCCTCACGCCGGGAGAGTATGACGTCGGGAGTCACGCCGGGAGAGTAAGACGCCGGGAGCCACGCCGGGAGAGTAAGACTCCCGGCGTTATGACGTTCTGGGCATAGCGGCGTTCCCGACTCATTCAACGACAAACACCTGACGCCATACATTCTTCTGTGTCATACACTCAAGAACATACACTCCGCTCGTGAGTCGGATGGGTAGAATTGATGACGAATCCGTTTCAGTTACCAAGACACGTCCCTGCAGATCAAGAACACGTTTCGTGAACGGGATATCTATCAATTCCGCTGGAAGATCGATGGTGAGATGATCGCGCGCAGGAATTGGGGAGAGCGTTAAGACGTTATCCGCCAGATCTTCTGTATCATCAACGCTCACGACAGTTGGTTTGATATAGATAACAAATGCAATATCTCTCCTACTGAAGTACGGGTAGCCATCGCTTTGGCTCGAGTCTCTTTTTGTACGAGTCCTCCTAACCATGTGTTCTTGCAAGAGCGTATCTACTCGAACGAATTCTACCTCACCGGTAGGCCATCCGGAAGCGAGGAATGCGTTGTTTGGAGGCCACTGGTACCCGACGAAGGAACCGTCTGTGTTTCTCATGACAACTTCGAAGCAAACATATAAACGCACCGCCCCTGGCTTCACGTATCGTGATAGGAGGCCAGTTACAACAGTGTTTCTTTTACGCACGATGTGCAACGAGTCGCCAAGCGTTGTGACGTCAAAGAGACCACCTATAGAACCCTGATGCCATACGGCACTATTGCAGTAAATAATATCGTTCATCATCGCCTTGGGATTTGAGTTCTCGGGTGTCGAACCCAACATCGACGCGCGGATATTCACGGAGTCTGCAAACCGCCGGACCGCATATTCATTAACTCCGTTCGAATCTGAATCCCGGTGGTAACTCAGCTCCTTGATAGCTGACTTGGCATGCTGATAGGCAAGGATGTCTTTCACCCACGAAAGGGTATTGGACGTGTTTGATGTGGAGGGGGCGATGAATGACGGTTCAAATCCATCGCTGCGCAGTCGCAGTGCTGCTGCATCAAGAGCTGCACCCAGTTTCGATGCTGTCCACTCCGCAACAAGATCTGGTTCCAGAACAGCCTCCCATCTGTCAGGGACAATGTTCCACTTCGTCTTGAGATGCTGGTACACTGCCGACACGAACTCCGCGTACTCCTGCGGTTGGTCGTGGAGGTACGTTCCACTCGCATTCTGTCCAGTGTATGCCACATAGCTCACATTGATTTGCAGGTCTTCGCCCTTGGCATGCAGTCGCGTCCGAAGCGGGATCACTACGTTCTCGATGGTGGCATCCAATTCCGTGAAGTGAAAGCCCCCTACATCGATCGTTGAATCACTATTGTCATTTACAGTCACATATCGGTTCTGAAGCCAACGGGTATAGGCAGGGTCAGCTCCCGTTGGACAACCCGCTGCACGCCACTCTGCGTAATGGTCAACTGGATTCTCGGAACCGGCGCGAACCTCAACCCGCAGTCTATTCACACCCGTGAACCGCACCAGACTGTCAAGCATCCGATCACGCATGAGAGCGTACTGGGGATCGCACTCAGACGCTATGTAGGCCGTGGCTTCCCACCGCTCGAACGGACGTCCAATGATCGAGTCTCTCACTTCCCACGTGCACTGTGCATATAGTGGGGGCGAAAGCAGGAGAAGGAGGATCAGCAGGCGGATCATTCAATAAGCCTACCAAGAATCGTACCCAAAACCATGGGCCGCGTAGGACCGCGTAGGCCGTGCCCGGCACCCTTGGTGCCGGGCACGGTCTACGCAAACGGCACGCCCGGGTGGCCTATACTCAGGTCGAGTTCGATGTATCTGTTCGGGGCCGCCCCCTGGAGGAACTTTCCGTTTGTACCGGGGCGCACGATGATCCTCGTGTACCGGAAGACGCCGGGCGTTTGCGTGCTGAATCGAGAGTATAGCCCGAGCGGACGGTAGACGTTGTCTTCGGCGTCATTGCGATTCTGAAGAGTATGGTATGTGACGCTAACGCTCGGACTCATTCCAGCAAAAAATCCTTGGTGAACCGCGAAATCGTCGAGGGTGCTTTGTGATCGAAAGTCATAGAATCCAAGCATGGACGTTAGGTCTGCCTTTTCCGAAGGGATGTTTGCGATCGCTATGCCCCCTACCCACAGTTCCACACTATGCGGACTCTTTCCTTCTTCTCGATCTTCATTCGGCACTGCTCCCAAGGCAAAGGCAATACTGCCATCCGTTGCATTATCAACCGTGGTTACTGTGGGCCCAAATCTATCGGGATCTAACACTAGTGCATCGCCCATTGTAGAGCCGCGTTCATAGAGCCGCAATGGCGTTGTACCGGATTGAACGTCCCGACTATACCGCCATGCCGGTGCACCCAGCGCCGTGTCGTATGACGGAAGCGTTTGGTAGTTGGTAGTGACGATGCTCAGCCTGAACTCGTAGAGCTGTGGTGTGAGCTCCAGAATCTCAATACTCGGATTGGGGTCTCGGTTCTCAAAGTCACCAACAAAGATCGATCCGGAGTCCGTACCGAATTCGGATTCGCCGATAGACCGATACGAAATGCGATATCCCTGACGAACGCCAAGTGATCGTGCCGTGAACGAGACTTTCACACTACTCGCGTCCATGGCGATCACCACCAATGTGCCCTGCCCACCACCACTACCATCCGGTGCTGTCGGTTCTTCTCTTTCACAAGACATCAAAACCACTGCCATACATGTAGCGATCACCAGAAAAACATGGCGCTTCAAAACAGAGTAAGATTTGGTCATCACGTGGCTCTCTCATAGAAGTGAATGTAGGTCCCAAGTAACCTACCGGCCATTGGACCACGTATCAAGCCAAACGATGTATCATATTACGTATTCACAGTCAGCGTAGACAGGCCCCATTGCCGTATGTTAGGACTTGATAGGGGGCTTTATTATTAGTATTCAGAGGACCTTCTTTTGAGTCCATCGGCTGATCTCTACGATCTGGTGCACGCGCTCACAGCGTCGGAAAAGCGGTATGTGCGACGCGTGGCGTCTCTGTCCGGACGTGACACATCGTGGCTTGTCCTCTTTGATGCGATCAATGCTCAGTTGGCGTTTGATGATGACGAACTCCGTGCTCGACTCAACAACCACCCAATGCTTGGCAATCTCTCCCTCGCAAAAAAGTACACCTACAACAACGTGATGCGTGCCTTGCGGATGTATGGTACGGGTAGAGACATCGACAGTCATCTCGCTGATCACGTTGAGAACTACAAGGTTTTGCAAAGCAAGGGGCTGCACGATCAAGCACGGGTTGTCCTCCAGCGTTTGAGAAGCGAAGCGTTATCTCACGATGCATTTCTCAAGGTATTCTGGACCATCGTCTGTGAGTTTGGAGCGGGAGTCCATTCAACCGAACGTGCGGCAATCGACCACCTCACGTCGTTCCTTGCCATGCAACAAGACACACTTGCATGCATGCAGAACTATACGTTCACCGCCGGCATCTACTTCAAACAACGCATCATCCTTCGTCACCGTCCCAACGCTAGAACGACCAACGAGAAAGCCGAACTAACAGAGATCGTATCGCCCCTTCTCAACGATCCTGATATCGAGTTACTGTCGGACACAGCGCGGACGTTTTACAACCTTGCCCTTGGTGACTATTGGGAAGCAATGGGGATGCCGGAGAAAGCGCTGCCATACTACAACACCTTTGTGCATGAG
This region of Ignavibacteria bacterium genomic DNA includes:
- a CDS encoding tetratricopeptide repeat protein gives rise to the protein MSTRTFNELHEAVNHAMGIDDSDTLLRCAAELEALGTREANVIAATARGTADRIHCNYASALEHYNRVLAMNEEMGNRGGVASVNSNIGNVHSLTGNYPEAMEHYCRALALYEELDNRVGSANTTCNIGNVHKSTGNYPAALEHYRRALAVYEELGILNTVANVTGNLGALQHSLGNFPEALEHYNRSLAVHEELGNRSGVALITGNIGAVHYSTGDHATSLEYYNRALDEHEDLGERNNVSRITANILNAMIECGMHGEAAELLLKMDAMQIEDPYVKVMREQLRAELQMHDGLVEDARSTLHSVLEIARRYSLSFEHAEIHKQLRDHCQKENDFPGYIEHNNEYTRLTEEINGKEATLKIAMQEKQREIDAREKEHAKHMAVLHSTLPKHIADRVARGETVNDSFDNASVLFLDVVGFTTHSSELEAGEVVSLLQNIFTTFDAICAKHDVMKIKTIGDSYMAVAFGIANSEQRIANVAIDMMSSIFTWPHTDERVMFRIGLHSGPVVAGVLGTARMQYDVWGDTVNVASRMESTSEPGRIHVSEALAKALNEALNEARTAPRGTIEIKGKGLMQTFWLED
- a CDS encoding tetratricopeptide repeat protein; its protein translation is MNTRTFEELENAVHVAKGTNDRQAMLQCAAELSALGTTQARALSANARGIVALFSDNYPEAVECYNIALGLYEEIGDRSGVARVTGNIGSVQLNIGNFKEALKYYQRALEVHMERGERNSVAIMSMGIGNVHRSTGNYADALEWYHRALQLYKECDDRIGEAGVSRGIANVHSDTGNYPVALEFFHRALSMHEEFGDRVGVARITASVGLVYNRIGNYAAALEHYHRALAVHEELGTRSDIAMVCSNIGSVHGNTGNHSSALEYFRRALPLFEELGNQHGVAGVSSNIASALAHSGSLFEAEALLHTLDAMENIDPGIVLTREQSRAILQEKSGNADDAVATLQAALELARTHGIAPEQAGFHKALRDLSQKRNDFAGYIEHNNEYTRITEEINGKDTATKLAMQEKQREIDAVQREHQKHMAVLHSTLPKHIADRVARGEVVNDHHDNSSVIFLDIVGFTDLSSQLDSRIVIEILDDVFSKCDAICAKHQVTKIKTIGDSYMAVAFGIANSEQRTANVMPSEACPAEGRIEAQRTQNSAVRAASAAREMMNITLNEELNKALAKALENEKALLRFRIGIHCGPVTAGVIGKERMQYDVWGDTVNVASRMESTSEPGRIHVSEALNEALNEALNEARTAPRGTIEIKGKGMMLTYWLS
- a CDS encoding T9SS type A sorting domain-containing protein, with product MIRLLILLLLLSPPLYAQCTWEVRDSIIGRPFERWEATAYIASECDPQYALMRDRMLDSLVRFTGVNRLRVEVRAGSENPVDHYAEWRAAGCPTGADPAYTRWLQNRYVTVNDNSDSTIDVGGFHFTELDATIENVVIPLRTRLHAKGEDLQINVSYVAYTGQNASGTYLHDQPQEYAEFVSAVYQHLKTKWNIVPDRWEAVLEPDLVAEWTASKLGAALDAAALRLRSDGFEPSFIAPSTSNTSNTLSWVKDILAYQHAKSAIKELSYHRDSDSNGVNEYAVRRFADSVNIRASMLGSTPENSNPKAMMNDIIYCNSAVWHQGSIGGLFDVTTLGDSLHIVRKRNTVVTGLLSRYVKPGAVRLYVCFEVVMRNTDGSFVGYQWPPNNAFLASGWPTGEVEFVRVDTLLQEHMVRRTRTKRDSSQSDGYPYFSRRDIAFVIYIKPTVVSVDDTEDLADNVLTLSPIPARDHLTIDLPAELIDIPFTKRVLDLQGRVLVTETDSSSILPIRLTSGVYVLECMTQKNVWRQVFVVE